Below is a window of Deltaproteobacteria bacterium DNA.
CCGGCGGCACGCCGGTCCCTCCCGCCGTGGTCGTGACCACACCCGTTGATGAAGAAATCAATGTGCCGCTCCGCGCCTCTGTGGGTGTTCTGTTCAACAAGGCAATGGACACGAGCACCATCACCAGCGCCACATTCGTGCTGAAAAAAGGAACTACGACAGTCCCGGCGTCGGTCAGTTACAATCCGGTCCAGCATCGTGCCACCCTCATTGCCTCCGCCTCTCTGGCACCGGACACAGTCTATACGGCAACCTTGACTACCGGGATCAAGGATGTCACCGGGCTGGCATTGCCTTCGTCGGTCATCTGGAGCTTCACCACAATGGCAAGCTTTACATTGACCCTGGCTGATGCCATTCTCGCATTGCAGGTCATAGCCAGGATGAATCCCGCTGATATCCCTGACAACTACGCCACCTCTGGTGCAGATATAAACGGCGACGGCAAGATCGGCCTGCCGGAAGTGATTTACATTCTTCAGAAGGTGGCGGGGATGAGGTAGCAGTTAATGCTTTCAATTGGAAAGCATTAACTGAACCCGTTTTTGGATCTATTTAGTAGTAGGTGACGTCAACAACCCGCACATCTGATCTTTTCATTGATCGTAATCGCGAAATACGGGTTGAAATCTGCTACACAAACGCTTTTCCCCAAAACGTTGACTTCAATAAATAATTAAATTACGTCTTCGCAAAATCGAGGGTGATGATAAGTAGGGGTTAGGCGATAATTTTTCTATCAGCCGATTTAGAAGAATTGGATTATAGAAGATTAGTTTGTTACCTGAAATAAATATCCTTTGCATTCTAATTCACATATGAGTCTATCTACACATGAGACAATATCTAACTAATCAGACTCTGCAGGGCTTGTTTTATATCTGGGTATTGAAATTTAAAACCATGGTCCAGCAAACGCTTGGGAATCACCCTCTGCCCTTTCAGGATTACAGTTCCAAATTCACCAAGGATGAGTCTGATCATAAATCCGGGGGCAGAAAGAAATGACGGTCGGCGAAGAACCTTCCCGAGAGCTCTTGCGAAATCCTCGTTTCTGATGGGATTTGGCGAACAGAGATTGAAGGCCCCCTCGATCGCTTCGTTCTTTATCAAAAAAAAGAAGCCCTCTACCAGATCATCAATATGAATCCAGGAACACCATTGTTTCCCGACACCAATTGGTCCTCCAACATATCTCTTGAAGAGAGGGATCATCTGACCGAGAGCGCCACCCTGTTTAGCCAGAACAACGCCGATTCTCGTGATAACCACACGAGCTCCTCTGTCAGCAGCTCGGAGCGCCTCTTGTTCCCAATAAAAAGCAAGACGGGCGAGAAAGTCTTCTCCGGGAGAAGATTCCTCGGTGAGTTGCTCATCACCATGAAAACCGTAATAGCCAACAGCGGAAGCACTAAAAAAAGCCATTTTCTTTTCCGCTTTCTCATCAATTCCTTCAACCAGATGGCGCGTTGTTTGGAGCCTGCTGTCGCGCAGGGTCTTTTTATATTCTTCTGTCCAGCGGCTAAAGATAGAGGCTCCGGCAAGATTGATGATTGCTCCATGTTCACGAATGGCCTCCTGCCACGTTCCCTTGATCGTTGGATCCCCCTGCAAATAAGACAGTCCCGGAACTTTCTTTTCTGAACCTTTTATGGATCGGGTGAGAATAGTTACCTCGTGTCCTTCCCGAATGAGACGTGTCGTAAGATGGGTACCAACAAAACCTGTCCCGCCCGTGATGAGAATTTTCATAAATTTACACCTTACAAATTACTGCTGACTGGACATGATATTTAGTATGAAAATAGATTCCATACATCCACCCTTAGAAAATGGGCTCGGGGGATTTTTTTATTCTCATTCCAAAATCCCTCTAAATCTCCCTTTACAAAAGGGAGACTTAATAGGATTGACTATTGTTATTCCTTCGTGGTGCCCTACGGGAGCATAAGGATTAGTTTGATATTTTCATGAAATATTGACAATTTCAAGTTATAATCGGTTATATAATTTAAACGAAAACAGGATTTACCACAGTGCGGCTTAATGTGGCTGGATATGGGCAACGGTACTCCATGCGTGAATAGCTTATGATGTTGAAAGAAGGACTCTTATACGAAAGATCGCCGGGAAATGCAGTTCGGTGTAACGTCTGTCAGCGCCGATGTCGGATCAAGGATGGAGATTCCGGGTACTGCAGGACGAGAGTAAATAACAACGGAACATTATACAGCACCATTTACGGTGAGGTATCTACATGGCGACGGGCTCCCATCGAGATTAAGCCTGTTTACCACTATCTGCCGGGGAGCTATGCCTTCAGTATGGGATCCCTTGGATGCAATTTTCTTTGTGACGGCTGCCAGAATTACGACATCTCATTTGCCCTGGCCGAAAATGTTCCGTTTCAGACCAGATACCTCTCACCGGATGAATCAGTTAAGCTCTCTCAGAATTACAAGTGCCAGGGTATATCCTGGACATATAATGAACCGACCCTGTGGTTCGAATATACTCTCGATGGGGCTCGCCTGGCAAAATCACTTGGATTATATACAAATTATGTAACCAACGGCTACATGACAGAAGAGGCCTTACAAATGATTGGCCCATATCTGGATGTTTATCGTGTCGACATCAAGGCATTCGAATCACAGGCGTATAAAAAAATTGCCCATATTTCCGACTGGAAACACATTCTGGAAAACACCATCCATGCGAAAAAACGCTGGAATATGCACGTGGAAGTAGTTACGAACATCATTCAAGGGATTAACGACGATCCCGGACATATGCGTGAGATGGCTCAATGGGTGAAGGGAGAGCTTGGATCATGCACACCCTGGCATATTACCCGGTTCTTTCCCCACTGGAAATTGACACATGTAAAGCCAACACCGGTTGAATCCCTGGAAAAAATCCGCGAAACTGCACTAAAGGAAGGTCTCATGTTTGTATATATCGGAAATGTTCCCGGACACCCTGCCAACAATACG
It encodes the following:
- a CDS encoding TIGR01777 family oxidoreductase; this encodes MKILITGGTGFVGTHLTTRLIREGHEVTILTRSIKGSEKKVPGLSYLQGDPTIKGTWQEAIREHGAIINLAGASIFSRWTEEYKKTLRDSRLQTTRHLVEGIDEKAEKKMAFFSASAVGYYGFHGDEQLTEESSPGEDFLARLAFYWEQEALRAADRGARVVITRIGVVLAKQGGALGQMIPLFKRYVGGPIGVGKQWCSWIHIDDLVEGFFFLIKNEAIEGAFNLCSPNPIRNEDFARALGKVLRRPSFLSAPGFMIRLILGEFGTVILKGQRVIPKRLLDHGFKFQYPDIKQALQSLIS
- the amrS gene encoding AmmeMemoRadiSam system radical SAM enzyme, coding for MMLKEGLLYERSPGNAVRCNVCQRRCRIKDGDSGYCRTRVNNNGTLYSTIYGEVSTWRRAPIEIKPVYHYLPGSYAFSMGSLGCNFLCDGCQNYDISFALAENVPFQTRYLSPDESVKLSQNYKCQGISWTYNEPTLWFEYTLDGARLAKSLGLYTNYVTNGYMTEEALQMIGPYLDVYRVDIKAFESQAYKKIAHISDWKHILENTIHAKKRWNMHVEVVTNIIQGINDDPGHMREMAQWVKGELGSCTPWHITRFFPHWKLTHVKPTPVESLEKIRETALKEGLMFVYIGNVPGHPANNTYCPSCGETVIERNDWGAVKCSITSNACPFCKSFIFGKFNENTL